AACATACCATTGATGCAAAATGTTTACATCAATGGGGTGATAATGGCATTTATGACTACCGTTTTGAATGGGAGGATGATAAACAGCTTTCCCGTACCATTGATTCAAATGGTGGCGTGTTGACGACGCATTATAATGAACAGGGCTTGGTAGTCAAAGAAATCGATCCCGAAGGTGGTGAAACGCACTACGAATACAATGAGCAAGGCTTGCTCAGTAAAAGTATTAATGTGGCTATACTTAACCGGACACACAACTTAAAATAACTAAAAGATAAAAAGTGTGACCTAAAATGAATGATCAAACAAAAAACCGAATAAAAGCTATACATCAGAATTTAAAGAATCAGCTGTCAAATTAGCTAATGAGACGGATCAACCCGTTTCTCAGACTGCCAGGGAGCTAGGTGTTAATGTAAATACTCTACATACCTGGATCAGTAAATATTCCAAACCGGTGAAGACGGTAGCCAATAGAAGTGATGAACACATTTATGATGAAGTAAAACGTCTGAAAAAGAATTGGCAAAAGTGATTCAGGAGCGTGATTTATTAAAAAGGCCACAGCGTACTTTGCAAGGGAAACTTTGTGAAGTACGCATGGATAACTGATCAGGCTAAAGATTACCCGGTAACGATTCTGTGCCGTTTTATGGATGTTTCCCGTAGTTGCTATTATGATTGGGTTAGCTCTCCTAAAACGGATAGAGAGAAAGAAAATGAAGCGCTTACTGAGCAGCTAAAAAACTGTTTGAAGACAGTCGCAAGACTTATGGAACCCGTCGTCTTAAAAAGAAAACTGGCTGAAAAAGGCGTTCATATAAGCCGCCGGAGAATTGGTCGATTAATGAAAAAAGCCGGTTTGTTTTGTAAAACGAAGAGACGCTTTAAAGCGACGACTAATTCCAAGCATAATAAGCGTATATCTCCAAATTTACTGGAAAGAGAGTTTACTGTCTCTCAACCTGATCGCTACTATGTGGGTGATATTACCTATATTGCCACCAAGGAAGGCTGGTTATATTTAGCGGTTGTCATTGACTTATTCTCTAGGCAAATTGTTGGCTGGTCGATGGATGAGCGAATGAAAGCCAAGCTAGTCAATGATGCTTTACTGATGGCCATATGGAAGCGTAAACCAATGGATGGATTGCTTTGGCATACTGACCGAGGTAGCCAATATGCCTCTGATAGTCATAGAAAAATATTGTCGGATCATAACATAATTCAGTCTATGAGCCGCAAAGGAAATTGCTGGGACAATGCTGTATCAGAGAGCTTCTTTCATAGTTTGAAAACTGAATTGACGCACCATTGTCGATTCAAAACCAGAGTAGAAGCAAAGCAGGCAATATTTGAATATATTGAGGTATTTTATAATCGGGAGCGACTTCATTCGGCTAATGATTATTTGTCACCAGTCGATTATGAAATACAGCAGGAAATAGCTTAAATCGATTGATTGAAGAGGGGTAAAAGGCGACATAAATGCCGCCCATTACCGTTGACGGCCATCGGCTCCTCAGCCTGTGCCGTGAAGATATTGTAACAGGATCATTACCGTTGTGAAAATACCTTGGGTGAATGGAACGGCTCTATCGTTCCAGAGGGCAAAGCCCTTTCTCTTCATCTGTTTAAAGTTAACATGAGAAACTAAAATGATAGGAAATACAAAATGACAAAAATCACTTGAAACAGCCAAAAAAATATTTAGAAAACTGTCCGGAAAAGTGTTGACACATCAGTAATCGGTGGAACGAATAAGCATTGCTGGAATATTAACAGGATCCTCATCAGGAATGGTTTCTATTTTAGTTTTGCTAGAAAGCGATTGGCCCGAATTTAAAATCATTGCGGATAAATCGGTACATGATTTCAGTAGCCCGCATGAATAAGTGTAAGGAGTCATATTTTTATAACTTGCACCAAGGATCTCACCATCGGAATCATAAACCGTTGCATACCGCTCTAATTTAAGATTTCCCCGGTGTTGCTGATCTTGTCAGCGATAATAAGTGAATTACCATTAATAAAAGTGTCATCTGGTTGTAGAAGAAAAATAACTTGCATCGACACTCGCCAATTATCACCTTTAGGTTCACCAATCTCTCGAATCATCTTTTGTAAAAATCCCATACTATTGACGAAACTTTCAGATGCCTTATTTTTTATGGGTGTAGTTCCTTTAAAACGACAAAATTCATTACCCAAAGTTGTTAACCTCTAAAAAATCATAATTTCTTTTTTTGACATTTTCTTATAAAACTTCCAATACATTTCAAAGTCACCACTGGATTTTAGTGAGCGTAATTTCAATACTGCTTCTGCTCCCTGCAGACTCCAACGAGCACCGGTTATATCAAGTCGGTCATTAATGAGGTGACGGCATGCACCTTCAATAACGCCACTGGCAATAGGATAACCCGCTTTTAATGCGATGCCATACTGCAACCGCTCTTTATTTTTAGTAAATAATCAGCACATTTATCAATATTTT
This genomic window from sulfur-oxidizing endosymbiont of Gigantopelta aegis contains:
- a CDS encoding IS3 family transposase; the protein is MKYAWITDQAKDYPVTILCRFMDVSRSCYYDWVSSPKTDREKENEALTEQLKNCLKTVARLMEPVVLKRKLAEKGVHISRRRIGRLMKKAGLFCKTKRRFKATTNSKHNKRISPNLLEREFTVSQPDRYYVGDITYIATKEGWLYLAVVIDLFSRQIVGWSMDERMKAKLVNDALLMAIWKRKPMDGLLWHTDRGSQYASDSHRKILSDHNIIQSMSRKGNCWDNAVSESFFHSLKTELTHHCRFKTRVEAKQAIFEYIEVFYNRERLHSANDYLSPVDYEIQQEIA